A genomic region of Euwallacea fornicatus isolate EFF26 chromosome 32, ASM4011564v1, whole genome shotgun sequence contains the following coding sequences:
- the LOC136348300 gene encoding solute carrier family 53 member 1 encodes MKFAEHLSAHITPEWRKQYINYEEMKAMLYMTVEEAPSAESVDAEDLRKHFANFDEQFFHYCDKELKKINTFYAEKLAEATRKFATLTSELKDSLDNIRLGPNKRDKRKVPARKLQDLKLAFSEFYLSLILLQNYQTLNNTGFRKILKKHDKLLNTDLGAKWREEHVETSHFNTNKDIDNIINETENLVTNELEAGDRQRAMKRLRVPPLGEQQSPWTTFKVGLFSGSFIVLLIAVVLSAIFHESSGDNLKIAFRMYRGPLMLIEFIFLIGVNIYGWRSSGVNHVLIFELDPRNHLSEQHLMELAAIFGVVWALSLLSFLYSSALSIPAYVNPLGLVLIMVAFLVNPFKVFRHEARFWFLRLCGRMISAPFFHVGFADFWLADQLNSLVNGLLDIQFLICFYFTNGNWLEAGDTSTCMEHNFIIRPIVNAIPAWIRFAQCLRRYYDSREAFPHLVNAGKYSTTFFVVIFGTLKGYYKGSYTSVLDNPYYIMWILAQFVASTYAYIWDIKMDWGLLDKNAGENTFLREEIVYSSTFFYYFAIMEDLVLRFTWTISIYLTEFKYVSSDMMTSITSPLEVFRRFVWNFFRLENEHLNNCGKFRAVRDISVAPIDSSDQTQIIRMMDDEDGVAHRGKKLKAKRKDDKAFPDATIINFKSIPFSGMQGRL; translated from the exons ATGAAGTTTGCTGAACACTTATCGGCCCATATCACGCCAGAATGGAGGAAGCAGTATATAAATTACGAG GAAATGAAGGCCATGCTCTACATGACCGTAGAAGAGGCTCCTTCAGCAGAAAGCGTGGACGCCGAAGACTTACGTAAACACTTTGCTAACTTTGATGAACAATTCTTCCACTACTGTGATAAAGAGCTCAAGAAGATTAACACGTTTTATGCGGAAAAATTGGCCGAAGCCACTAGAAAATTTGCCACGTTAACGAGCGAACTCAAGGATTCCCTGGATAACATCAGATTGG GTCCGAACAAGAGAGACAAGAGAAAAGTCCCAGCAAGAAAGCTGCAAGACTTAAAGTTAGCCTTCAGCGAGTTTTATCTGAGCttaattttgttgcaaaactATCAGACTCTCAACAATACGGGTTTCAGGAAGATACTGAAAAAGCATGATAAG TTACTTAACACCGATCTTGGGGCCAAATGGCGCGAGGAGCACGTGGAAACCTCTCATTTTAATACTAACAAAGATATTGACAATATTATCAACGAAACAGAAAATCTGGTTACGAATGAACTGGAAGCAGGGGATCGGCAAAGG GCTATGAAAAGGCTCAGGGTTCCTCCTTTGGGTGAGCAGCAATCTCCTTGGACTACCTTTAAAGTGGGTCTATTTTCTGGTAGTTTTATAGTGCTGTTGATAGCAGTAGTGCTTTCAG CAATATTCCACGAAAGCAGTGGCGACAACCTAAAAATCGCATTCCGTATGTACCGAGGACCGCTCATGCTCATCGAATTCATATTCCTGATCGGAGTCAACATTTACGGTTGGAGGTCATCGGGGGTGAATCACGTGCTCATTTTTGAACTGGACCCTCGCAACCATCTCTCAGAACAACACTTAATGGAGTTAGCTGCCATTTTCGGAGTTGTTTGGGCGCTCAGTTTGCTCAGTTTCCTCTATAGTTCGGCCCTTAGCATTCCAGCTTACGTAAATCCGTTGGGATTGGTGTTGATTATGGTGGCGTTTCTGGTGAATCCGTTCAAAGTTTTCAGGCATGAAGCAAGGTTTTGGTTTCTGCGTTTGTGC GGAAGAATGATTTCTGCCCCATTTTTCCACGTCGGATTCGCTGATTTCTGGCTGGCTGACCAACTTAACAGTCTCGTCAATGGCCTCCTGgatatacaatttttaatttgtttttattttacaaatggAAATTGGCTGGAAGCTGGAG ATACGTCTACATGCATGGAGCACAACTTCATCATAAGACCGATAGTGAATGCCATCCCGGCATGGATTCGGTTCGCCCAATGCCTCAGGCGGTATTACGACTCAAGAGAAGCATTCCCGCATTTAGTAAACGCTGGAAAATACTCAACGACGTTCTTTGTTGTGATTTTCGGAACGTTGAAAGGTTATTATAAAG GGAGTTACACTTCAGTGTTGGATAATCCCTATTACATAATGTGGATTTTAGCCCAGTTCGTGGCCTCCACATATGCCTATATTTGGGATATTAAAATGGATTGGGGTCTCTTGGATAAAAATGCAGGGGAAAATACCTTTTTGAGGGAGGAAATTGTGTATTCTTCGACG tttttctattatttcgcAATAATGGAAGATTTGGTTCTACGTTTCACCTGGACCATCTCAATATATTTAACGGAGTTCAAGTACGTAAGCTCCGATATGATGACCTCAATAACATCTCCCTTGGAAGTGTTCAGAAG GTTTGTGTGGAACTTCTTCCGCCTGGAGAACGAACACCTGAACAATTGCGGTAAGTTCAGGGCGGTGAGGGACATATCAGTGGCGCCGATCGACTCCTCAGACCAAACTCAAATCATTCGCATGATGGACGACGAGGATGGCGTCGCTCACAGGGGCAAGAAGCTCAAAGCCAAGAGGAAGGACGACAAAGCCTTTCCCGACGCgactattattaattttaagagtaTCCcgttctcgggaatgcaag GGAGGCTGTGA
- the LOC136348306 gene encoding solute carrier family 2, facilitated glucose transporter member 8-like isoform X1: protein MDLKGTSKSYEENECNNALVDKGKQLKLELHWRHSVKQILAACIAHSLVIQVGINMTFSAVLLPQLRDERSEIKINIHQASWIASIVTASFPFGALTIGLLMDKFGRKKMCMLTAVPFLASWTLHYFATNVWYIYTGRMIAGFGGGLSTVAIVYVSEISHLKYRPMLLTLNSVFVTSGILLTCVLGFGLHWTTMVMVFFVLALLSMVGLCFIPESPYWLMVFKNDKLACTKSLERLYKEATIVEEQYEAISRIAQTHANRLNTEQSQLLRLKDQLSFFKSPIVRTPMIILLILFIFQQLSSAYVILFYAVDIFRKIAGNFRYIGLIDEFSALILLGSIRFTMAIILAIISNKVGRRVLMFCSAVGMIATSFVLGLYMHLTRGGHVDAINDSTTSQNFNIANESNGTIAVVLVLCYICFSSCGWLVIPWTLIGELLPVKVRGVLGGVMVSLAYILMSIIVKRAPFVMEAVSLEFIFLGLSVVNICGLVFMYFFLPETLGKSFNDIANHFSKRKYWVANE, encoded by the exons ATGGATTTGAAGGGGACCAGCAAAAGCTACGAGGAAAATGAGTGCAACAACGCATTAGTCGACAAAGGCAAACAATTGAAATTAGAATTACACTGGCGTCATTCAGTAAAGCAA ATTTTAGCGGCATGTATAGCCCACTCCCTAGTTATACAAGTCGGGATAAATATGACATTCAGCGCCGTTTTGTTGCCGCAACTTAGAGATGAAAGGAGtgaaatcaaaattaacatcCACCAAGCCTCGTGGATCG CCAGTATCGTGACAGCTTCCTTTCCCTTCGGAGCACTTACCATTGGCCTCCTAATGGATAAATTCGGAAGAAAAAAGATGTGTATGCTAACTGCGGTACCATTCCTAGCATCGTGGACGCTCCACTACTTTGCTACCAATGTGTGGTACATTTACACCGGAAGGATGATTGCTGGCTTCGGAGGAG GACTCAGTACAGTGGCCATCGTGTACGTCAGCGAAATTTCCCACCTTAAGTACAGACCTATGCTGCTTACATTGAACAGCGTTTTCGTAACATCTGGAATTCTTTTGACGTGTGTCCTAG GTTTTGGACTACATTGGACTACCATGGTGATGGTATTCTTCGTTCTAGCTCTACTATCTATGGTTGGTTTGTGCTTCATACCTGAAAGTCCTTACTGGTTGATGGTATTCAAAAACGATAAACTGGCTTGCACCAAGTCGTTGGAGCGGCTTTATAAGGAGGCAACG ATTGTCGAAGAACAATACGAAGCAATATCCCGAATCGCCCAAACTCACGCCAACAGACTCAACACGGAACAATCACAACTGCTGCGACTCAAAGACCAGCTATCCTTCTTCAAAAGCCCCATTGTACGGACTCCCATGATCATCCTGCTAATACTATTCATTTTCCAACAACTCTCTTCGGCTTATGTCATTTTATTCTATGCCGTAGACATCTTCAGGAAAATAGCCGGCAACTTCAGATATATCGGCTTAATCGACGAGTTCTCCGCTTTAATTCTATTGGGCAGCATTCGATTCACTATGGCCATAATTTTGGCCATTATATCCAATAAAGTAGGAAGGCGAGTTTTGATGTTTTGCTCTGCTGTTGGGATGATCGCAACCAGCTTCGTTCTTGGACTGTATATGCACTTAACTCGAGGCGGCCACGTGGATGCCATAAACGACAGTACTACTTCTCAAAACTTTAACATCGCCAATGAGTCCAACGGTACCATTGCCGTCGTTTTGGTGCTGTGCTATATATGTTTCAGTTCCTGTGGGTGGCTGGTCATTCCATGGACGCTCATTGGTGAACTATTGCCTGTCAAAGTCAGAGGCGTGCTCGGAGGTGTGATGGTTTCGTTGGCGTACATATTAATGTCGATAATAGTAAAAAGAGCGCCGTTTGTCATGGAGGCAGTATCGTTAgagtttatatttttgggTTTAAGTGTGGTGAATATCTGCGGTTTGGTGTTCATGTACTTTTTCTTGCCGGAAACGTTGGGAAAGAGTTTCAATGATATAGCTAATCATTTCAGTAAGCGTAAATATTGGGTTGCtaatgagtaa
- the LOC136348304 gene encoding uncharacterized protein gives METYRVRYRKCAVQGCSDIFSKKHRFPNPNRDIELFNIWLKQVGNPLLASKTRQQILGSYLVCDLHFSEVDRTPGTKRGLRRGAFPTQLLPQFDNQRPNLEINNVLKSELCTVSPVDQFNNMDEVQSKTKTCKICVVPYCRNTSILNPDKLFVTVPHHDVKKREAWFAAMGRPTSKSSTKEHLGSKYCCEDHFNVEVDIENYMYVKRTSGKVRFRPGVIPHIFDCQPENFRRGKVPRMHNESSGTEDLTETDGEEEKNDITMDKHASEREVNDEEEFPMENEQFTSDIENTMKCEFELEDCNSSKRFVEIYIKEEFEPKVEDAQASADLFTANEEFFQSNQQSSEGSVTLPEKSTDLLVKVKEEPYYYLDTDISSQSKDSSSTTELNKKFKEELGTDELKINDTLKTGAEEIIAKVKEESLPTSPQSKDSSATNGLNVKKIFRKEEGPDELEVNNSPSQLIKHEQLDIVDEKTKVEEVISAVVDKPRIVNVGTQMPFARPDRRTLGIQCDLSDEEPIQQPKKRKRKLFTRTGKAARRKLERKKKY, from the exons ATGGAAACTTATCGAGTACGCTACAGAAAATGTGCTGTTCAAGGTTGTTCAGAcatattctcaaaaaaacaTAGATTTCCAAATCCCAACAGGGATattgaactttttaatatatggCTAAAACAAGTTGGAAACCCTTTACTTGCATCGAAAACCAGGCAACAAATATTAGGCTCATACCTTGTATGTGATTTGCACTTTTCTGAAGTAGACCGCACTCCGGGAACGAAAAGGGGCTTGAGACGAGGAGCTTTTCCTACTCAGTTACTGCCTCAATTTGACAATCAAA GACCAAACCTTGAGATAAACAACGTTCTGAAATCTGAATTGTGCACAGTATCACCAGTGGATCAG TTCAACAATATGGATGAAGTACAATCTAAGACGAAAACGTGCAAAATATGTGTAGTTCCGTATTGCCGAAACACGTCTATCCTGAATCCAGACAAATTGTTTGTCACCGTTCCACATCACGATGTGAAGAAAAGGGAAGCATGGTTCGCTGCGATGGGAAGACCCACGTCCAAAAGTAGCACCAAGGAGCACTTGGGATCTAAGTATTGCTGTGAAGATCATTTCAAT GTTGAAGTAGATATCGAAAACTACATGTACGTGAAGAGAACGTCGGGTAAAGTAAGATTTCGACCTGGAGTAATTCCGCACATTTTTGACTGCCAACCTGAAAATTTCCGAAGAGGAAAGGTACCGCGAATGCACAATGAATCGAGCGGGACTGAAGATTTAACCGAGACCGATGGTGAGGAAGAAAAGAACGATATCACCATGGACAAACATGCATCGGAAAGAGAAGTGAACGACGAAGAAGAATTTCCAATGGAGAATGAACAGTTTACGTCTGACATAGAGAATACTATGAAATGCGAATTTGAACTTGAAGACTGTAACTCAAGCAAACGCTTCGtcgaaatttatataaaagaaGAATTTGAACCAAAGGTTGAAGACGCACAGGCAAGTGCAGACTTGTTTACAGCGAACGAAGAATTTTTCCAATCAAACCAGCAAAGTTCAGAAGGTAGTGTAACTCTTCCAGAGAAATCCACAGACCTTTTAGTGAAGGTAAAAGAGGAACCTTATTATTATTTGGATACTGATATTTCGTCACAATCTAAAGATTCGTCATCAACAACTgagttaaacaaaaaattcaaggaaGAACTGGGAACGGACGAATTAAAGATTAATGATACTCTTAAAACAGGCGCTGAAGAAATTATAGCGAAAGTGAAAGAAGAATCTTTGCCTACCTCGCCACAGTCTAAAGACTCATCAGCAACAAACGgcttaaacgtaaaaaaaatcttcagaaAAGAAGAGGGACCTGACGAGTTGGAGGTCAACAATTCGCCATCGCAGCTAATAAAACATGAGCAACTAGACATTGTGGACGAGAAAACGAAAGTGGAAGAAGTGATCTCAGCTGTCGTGGACAAGCCGAGAATAGTTAACGTGGGAACTCAAATGCCTTTTGCGAGGCCTGATCGGAGAACTCTGGGAATTCAGTGTGATCTTTCGGATGAAGAACCAATTCAACAACCCAAAAAGAGGAAAAGGAAGCTTTTCACGAGGACTGGGAAAGCGGCTCGTAGGAAATtagaaaggaaaaagaaatattga
- the LOC136348306 gene encoding facilitated trehalose transporter Tret1-like isoform X2: MTFSAVLLPQLRDERSEIKINIHQASWIASIVTASFPFGALTIGLLMDKFGRKKMCMLTAVPFLASWTLHYFATNVWYIYTGRMIAGFGGGLSTVAIVYVSEISHLKYRPMLLTLNSVFVTSGILLTCVLGFGLHWTTMVMVFFVLALLSMVGLCFIPESPYWLMVFKNDKLACTKSLERLYKEATIVEEQYEAISRIAQTHANRLNTEQSQLLRLKDQLSFFKSPIVRTPMIILLILFIFQQLSSAYVILFYAVDIFRKIAGNFRYIGLIDEFSALILLGSIRFTMAIILAIISNKVGRRVLMFCSAVGMIATSFVLGLYMHLTRGGHVDAINDSTTSQNFNIANESNGTIAVVLVLCYICFSSCGWLVIPWTLIGELLPVKVRGVLGGVMVSLAYILMSIIVKRAPFVMEAVSLEFIFLGLSVVNICGLVFMYFFLPETLGKSFNDIANHFSKRKYWVANE; the protein is encoded by the exons ATGACATTCAGCGCCGTTTTGTTGCCGCAACTTAGAGATGAAAGGAGtgaaatcaaaattaacatcCACCAAGCCTCGTGGATCG CCAGTATCGTGACAGCTTCCTTTCCCTTCGGAGCACTTACCATTGGCCTCCTAATGGATAAATTCGGAAGAAAAAAGATGTGTATGCTAACTGCGGTACCATTCCTAGCATCGTGGACGCTCCACTACTTTGCTACCAATGTGTGGTACATTTACACCGGAAGGATGATTGCTGGCTTCGGAGGAG GACTCAGTACAGTGGCCATCGTGTACGTCAGCGAAATTTCCCACCTTAAGTACAGACCTATGCTGCTTACATTGAACAGCGTTTTCGTAACATCTGGAATTCTTTTGACGTGTGTCCTAG GTTTTGGACTACATTGGACTACCATGGTGATGGTATTCTTCGTTCTAGCTCTACTATCTATGGTTGGTTTGTGCTTCATACCTGAAAGTCCTTACTGGTTGATGGTATTCAAAAACGATAAACTGGCTTGCACCAAGTCGTTGGAGCGGCTTTATAAGGAGGCAACG ATTGTCGAAGAACAATACGAAGCAATATCCCGAATCGCCCAAACTCACGCCAACAGACTCAACACGGAACAATCACAACTGCTGCGACTCAAAGACCAGCTATCCTTCTTCAAAAGCCCCATTGTACGGACTCCCATGATCATCCTGCTAATACTATTCATTTTCCAACAACTCTCTTCGGCTTATGTCATTTTATTCTATGCCGTAGACATCTTCAGGAAAATAGCCGGCAACTTCAGATATATCGGCTTAATCGACGAGTTCTCCGCTTTAATTCTATTGGGCAGCATTCGATTCACTATGGCCATAATTTTGGCCATTATATCCAATAAAGTAGGAAGGCGAGTTTTGATGTTTTGCTCTGCTGTTGGGATGATCGCAACCAGCTTCGTTCTTGGACTGTATATGCACTTAACTCGAGGCGGCCACGTGGATGCCATAAACGACAGTACTACTTCTCAAAACTTTAACATCGCCAATGAGTCCAACGGTACCATTGCCGTCGTTTTGGTGCTGTGCTATATATGTTTCAGTTCCTGTGGGTGGCTGGTCATTCCATGGACGCTCATTGGTGAACTATTGCCTGTCAAAGTCAGAGGCGTGCTCGGAGGTGTGATGGTTTCGTTGGCGTACATATTAATGTCGATAATAGTAAAAAGAGCGCCGTTTGTCATGGAGGCAGTATCGTTAgagtttatatttttgggTTTAAGTGTGGTGAATATCTGCGGTTTGGTGTTCATGTACTTTTTCTTGCCGGAAACGTTGGGAAAGAGTTTCAATGATATAGCTAATCATTTCAGTAAGCGTAAATATTGGGTTGCtaatgagtaa